From Glycine max cultivar Williams 82 chromosome 11, Glycine_max_v4.0, whole genome shotgun sequence, the proteins below share one genomic window:
- the LOC100806631 gene encoding probable arabinosyltransferase ARAD1: MAGKNNPRSNSRMTIFLFLLAFSLLLFLFSLSPLRTPSPTQHFHVSDAETSFLASLDHFLLAHAQTSLKDDDTAPRDEPQNDDMTKKLDDAVFHSEMDRLLSDPYYPVSLPLRVYVYDMPPKFTHDLLWLFKNTYRDTSNLTSNGSPVHRLIEQHSIDYWLWADLIAPQSERLLTSVVRVHRQEEADLFYIPFFTTISFFLMEKQQCKALYREALKWITDQPAWKRSGGRDHILPVHHPWSFKSVRRYVKNAIWLLPDMDSTGNWYKPGQVYLEKDLILPYVPNVDLCDAKCLSETNPKRSTLLFFRGRLKRNAGGKIRSKLGAELSGVDGVVIEEGTAGDGGKEAAQRGMRKSLFCLSPAGDTPSSARLFDAIVSGCIPVIISDELELPFEGILDYRKIAVFISSIDAVKPGWLLKYLKGIRPAHIKAMQQNLVKYSRHFLYSSPAQPLGPEDLVWKMMAGKVVNIKLHTRRSQRVVEGSRSQCTCECRSGNITNTASIIS, from the exons ATGGCCGGAAAGAACAACCCGCGATCCAATTCGCGAATGACCATCTTTCTCTTCCTCCTCGCTTTCTCTCTCCTCCTattcctcttctctctctctcctctccgcACCCCTTCTCCCACGCAGCATTTCCACGTTTCCGATGCCGAAACCTCGTTCTTGGCCTCCCTCGACCACTTCCTCCTCGCCCACGCTCAAACGTCCCTCAAAGACGACGACACAGCGCCCCGCGACGAACCCCAAAACGACGACATGACGAAGAAGCTCGACGACGCCGTTTTTCACTCCGAGATGGACAGGCTCCTCTCGGATCCTTACTACCCGGTGTCCCTTCCCCTTAGGGTTTACGTCTACGACATGCCCCCAAAATTCACCCACGATTTGCTCTGGCTCTTCAAAAACACCTACCGAGACACCTCCAATCTCACCTCTAATGGAAGTCCCGTTCACCGTCTCATCGAACAG CATTCCATTGATTACTGGCTCTGGGCGGATCTCATTGCTCCCCAATCGGAAAGGCTCTTGACCAGTGTCGTTAGGGTTCACCGACAGGAGGAGGCTGACTTGTTCTACATACCCTTCTTCACCACTATCAGCTTCTTCCTCATGGAAAAACAACAATGCAAGGCCCTTTATAGG GAAGCTTTGAAGTGGATCACTGATCAACCTGCATGGAAGCGCTCTGGTGGCAGAGATCACATACTCCCCGTGCATCATCCCTGGTCTTTCAAGTCTGTTCGTAGATACGTGAAGAATGCAATATGGCTCCTGCCTGATATGGATTCCACAGGAAACTG gtaCAAGCCAGGACAGGTTTATCTGGAGAAAGACCTGATTCTCCCTTATGTTCCCAATGTTGATTTATGTGATGCCAAGTGTTTATCTGAGACGAATCCAAAGAGAAGCACACTACTTTTCTTTCGGGGCCGGCTCAAGAGAAATGCG GGAGGGAAGATACGCTCTAAACTTGGAGCTGAATTAAGTGGGGTTGATGGTGTGGTTATAGAGGAGGGAACAGCTGGAGATGGGGGAAAAGAAGCTGCTCAAAGGGGCATGCGCAA GTCTCTATTTTGCTTAAGCCCAGCTGGTGACACTCCTTCCTCTGCTAGATTATTTGATGCTATTGTCAGTGGATGCATTCCAGTTATAATAAGTGATGAGCTGGAGCTTCCTTTCGAAGGAATACTTGATTACAGGAAG ATAGCGGTGTTCATTTCTTCTATTGATGCTGTAAAGCCAGGTTggcttttgaaatatttaaaaggcATTAGACCTGCTCATATCAAAGCAATGCAACAAAATCTTGTCAAG taCTCAAGGCATTTCTTGTATTCTAGTCCTGCTCAACCATTAGGTCCTGAAGACTTGGTTTGGAAAATG ATGGCTGGCAAGGTGGTGAACATCAAGCTTCACACCAGAAGATCACAACGTGTagtggaaggatcaagaagtcaGTGTACTTGTGAATGCAGGTCTGGTAACATCACTAATACTGCTTCAATAATTTCttaa